A single region of the Mannheimia bovis genome encodes:
- a CDS encoding septal ring lytic transglycosylase RlpA family protein, giving the protein MRLGKIVTLLLAGFLTFSSLNSFAATKDSKAKSSISTKKQTASKATKKTAKIAKKVTTKATKKETATINKQSPKNLHKQVINKHFQTGVASYYANKFNGRRTANGETFSNAKLTAAHRTLPFGTLIEVTNLRNGRSVIVRVNDRGPYAHSRVLDLSSSAAKQIGMHHSGVAKVKIAVVNKNANLTKDLYALY; this is encoded by the coding sequence ATGAGATTAGGTAAAATTGTAACCCTGTTGTTAGCTGGATTTCTGACTTTTAGCTCATTAAATTCTTTTGCTGCGACAAAGGATTCAAAAGCTAAGTCGAGTATCTCAACAAAGAAGCAAACAGCTTCTAAAGCAACAAAAAAGACGGCAAAAATTGCCAAAAAAGTCACGACGAAAGCCACAAAAAAAGAGACTGCAACGATTAATAAGCAATCGCCAAAGAATCTACATAAACAGGTTATCAATAAACATTTTCAAACAGGTGTAGCGAGCTATTATGCGAACAAATTTAATGGTCGCCGCACCGCAAATGGTGAAACCTTTAGCAATGCAAAATTGACAGCTGCACATCGAACGCTACCTTTCGGCACGTTGATTGAAGTAACTAATTTACGCAATGGGCGTTCGGTTATTGTACGGGTAAATGATAGAGGTCCTTATGCTCACTCTAGAGTGCTTGATTTATCATCATCAGCAGCTAAGCAAATTGGTATGCATCATTCAGGTGTAGCTAAAGTCAAAATAGCAGTAGTAAATAAAAATGCGAATTTAACAAAAGACCTTTATGCCCTGTATTAA
- the rodA gene encoding rod shape-determining protein RodA, giving the protein MNSGFKKLFWKLFSLDLLLLIGLLAITGYGLLVLYSASGGSERMFTNRVVQVSLGLGLMLVMAMFPPRFYQKVSPYLYIFCLILLILVDLVGETSKGAQRWLNLGFVRFQPSEIAKLAVPLMVATYLSKRPLPPSFKDTFITLAIIIVPTLLVAIQPDLGTSILVCSAGLFVLFLAGLSWKLIGAGVVFLAGFIPIMWFFLMHDYQKTRVMTLIDPDKDPLGAGYHIIQSKIAIGSGGINGKGWMEGTQSQLEFLPEPHTDFIFAVLSEEHGMIGVLILLAIYLFIIARGLMIGTKSDSAFGRILSGGTALLFFVYVFVNIGMVSGILPVVGVPLPLFSYGGTSYVTLMAAFGLMMSTYVHRKRTGSNNPYDKLK; this is encoded by the coding sequence ATGAATAGTGGATTTAAAAAACTTTTCTGGAAGCTATTTTCGCTCGATCTTCTTTTACTAATTGGTTTATTAGCGATTACCGGCTACGGTTTATTAGTGCTGTATAGTGCAAGTGGCGGAAGTGAGAGAATGTTTACTAACCGAGTGGTGCAAGTCTCGCTTGGTTTGGGTTTAATGCTGGTAATGGCAATGTTTCCACCACGTTTTTATCAAAAAGTATCGCCTTATTTATATATTTTTTGTTTAATATTGCTGATTTTAGTGGACTTGGTGGGGGAAACCAGTAAGGGGGCTCAGCGTTGGTTAAATTTAGGTTTTGTTCGTTTTCAACCGTCTGAAATTGCAAAACTCGCCGTGCCGTTGATGGTTGCCACTTATTTAAGTAAGCGACCACTTCCACCTAGTTTTAAAGATACTTTTATCACTCTGGCAATTATCATTGTACCCACTTTATTAGTTGCGATTCAGCCCGATTTAGGTACATCTATTTTGGTTTGTTCGGCAGGACTTTTTGTACTGTTTTTAGCTGGTCTAAGCTGGAAATTGATTGGTGCAGGCGTGGTGTTTTTGGCAGGCTTTATTCCGATAATGTGGTTTTTCTTGATGCACGATTACCAAAAAACCCGGGTAATGACGTTAATCGATCCGGATAAAGACCCATTGGGTGCAGGCTACCATATTATCCAATCTAAAATTGCGATAGGCTCAGGTGGCATTAACGGTAAAGGCTGGATGGAGGGTACGCAATCGCAACTGGAGTTTTTGCCTGAACCACATACTGATTTTATTTTTGCGGTTTTAAGTGAAGAACATGGTATGATAGGTGTCTTGATTTTGCTGGCTATTTATTTGTTTATTATTGCCAGAGGCTTAATGATTGGCACAAAATCGGATTCTGCCTTTGGGCGTATATTATCGGGCGGTACAGCCCTGTTGTTCTTTGTTTATGTTTTTGTAAATATTGGAATGGTAAGTGGTATTTTGCCCGTAGTCGGTGTACCATTACCGCTCTTTAGCTATGGAGGAACATCTTATGTTACTCTTATGGCTGCATTTGGCTTGATGATGTCCACTTATGTGCATCGTAAACGTACAGGTAGTAACAACCCCTACGACAAGCTAAAATAA